In Solanum lycopersicum chromosome 3, SLM_r2.1, the genomic stretch TCGCGTATTGATGCAAACAGGTTAAGGCTGATTTAGAAAAAGCTGAGGAATACTGCGGAAGAGCAATTTTAGCAAACCCGAATGATGGTAATGCGTTGTCACTCTACGGTGAACTGATATGGCAAACTCAGAAAGACGCTGCTCGTGCCCGCACTTACTTTGATCGAGCTGTGAAATCTGACCCTGATGACTGGTATGCATATGCTCTGCATttccttttcaagatttgaaatCTTTACTGGGATAAACATTGTTATATATGTCACTTTCTGGGCATTGTTATCATGTTTATGATTGATGGAATTCCACCCTGAATGGCTGTACTAGATGGGCCACTTTTTTGGAGCTATTTGTCCACTCTCTCTAAAATATCTTCTTGGTCCATTTGTCCGtgattttatttacttaattatatttttagaatatgCTCCTTAGGTGTGGGTTTGATTTGTTATTCATGACCAAACACGTGTAACTATCTTTTTGATAACAAGTGATGGTGAAATTTGATCCCAAGACTTTTCCATGCTTTGATATCATATTTTAAAGATTTGGATTTTGAACCTAAtcaacatggtatcaaagcaagCAAAAGCTTTGAAATTCTGAGTCTCACTATCATCCATTATCAAAAGAATTTTCACGTATTTGCCTCATGGAAAGACatgactaaataaataaaaaatatctctcTCTCTAATAAGTTAAGCTTACATGCTTCACCAAGTTAACCTTATAGTGACATGTTTTATTTTGACTTCTAATGTGGCGAACGGGTATAATTGCAGCCACGTACTGGCCTCTTATGCTCGATTCCTGTGGGATGCTGGTGAAGAAGATGAGAATGAGGGTGAGGAAGATGAACTTAGGCAATTTATAATACAACATGAGAATTCAGCATCAGCCCAGAACTTCTTTGGTGCACCGTCTCATCGACCTCCCTTGACTGCTGCTTCTTAGTTTCACAGCCTCTTCCCATGTTAATTACACACTCTTGAGAACATGGTTTAGATAACTAATAAGTACTGCTAGTATATAAGTAGCTATGAAATAGATTGCTCTCGACTATGAAGAGTTTCCCCCTTCCTTCTCTTTTACAAGCACTTATAAAAACTAGAGCTCTaactaattttacttttgtaATAGCTGATAAGTGATAACCgagtattataatttatatacttCGCGTTGTTTCTCAAATAATAATGCATAAAGTGAGTTGTTTTCTAGTTTGAGgaaaaactcattattttccaTTAAACACTAGTTCCAACCAAGTGTTCTTGCGATAGTAtgtaactattttattttttttatgaataacaAACTGAAGTTTTTAATCTCTGGTAGTAAAGATTTGACTAACAAAAACGATTTCATATCCGCCATATCCGTGAAGGTTCGAACTCGGGACTCTGCTTGTTTGTTATCAATAAGGGTATTGATAAATGCacatcttcttttttaaaaatatttgctGATAAATATGTTTCTCTTATAAAATActcttatataaaaaagaataattttatttctttcttttataataatttaattttaatttttatgtggCATACTTAAGATCATCGAATTAAAGgatattctaaatttttatacatttgacacaattttaatttaaaatcacaaaattaaaatatctttttttattcttaaattccGTTTCAAATTAGActgagtcattcttttttaaataaatagagtaatactaaaaaaatacttCACAAAGAATGACCTGATCTTACTTGGTACTAAGTTTAAgagtaaaaaaaagatttttgtatcttataattttaaattaaaattagattaaatgtataaaattatctCTTGACCTTGTgattgtaaaattttattttaaaatattactaaaagaATAAATCTTAAACTGACTACTAAAGATAACagtaataaaatatctaaacaaAAGATATTACCAGGAAAAAGAGGATAGAGAggttacttattttattttcaaactaaTGTACAATAATTAGTATAGAAGGAGCTGTTAAGCTTTTCAGAAGTTATTTGTAAACCAATGTTTCAACTACTTAGAACTACTTACAATTGTTTTGACTTTAAGTTATCGACTTAAGCTAcgtataaattatttctttgaaCTGTTTGcataaattatttctttgaaCTATTGGCAATCTATCTGCTTAATTCCAAACTTATCCAAAAACACACTCAAATATTTGTAACAGTAAGCTTCATTAACACTTAACAGTCCTTTATTAGTGTAATATAATAGAAGGAGATTGCGATGCCGGATCCAAAATCCCATATTTAAATTCAGTTAATAGAGTTTTGGGTTACGTTATCTACTGAAAAAGTAATCCAAGAATGGAGCACGTAGTTTGATTGAGCCAGCACACACCACGTGTCTAACCTCAGAAAAATGGAGAATAGTCACCCTATCCCATAACAGGCCTTTATTCAACAAATCCTATCCGTCCATTTGTAGGACGTGTGATAAATCTGTTGCGTGTTTGAGGCGGTTTCGTATGAGTTTCGGCGTCTCTCAAGTATATGTCAAGCAAGCTTCCCATCTGTTTTTACTGATGCAAAATCAGAGTTTTTAAGTTATAGTAATTTTTGAGTTCTGATAGTTGGAGGAGACAATAATGGCAAGTAACAATATGGAGCTTCCTGCGCCTCTGTCTTGGAAGAAACTGGTAATTTTTTGTACCAATTGTTTGTTTCTCTGCTCTAGTAGGCTATGTATGTTACTACTCTTTTTGATTGTTTCGAGTATGCTATAGTTCCAttcaaatttgttttatatGGCTTTTCAGTTATTAATTCTGTTTATTTTCCCTTGTTTCAGTTATAAGTGAGTATTTTCTTCttcgatttatttcttaattcAATCTGATCAGACATGGAGTGCCAGGTTTAAGTGATGTTTCTCTTGTTGATTGGAGAGTTGACTTTGGGAGAGTCAGTGATCTGTTTAGCTAgattaagagcctgtttggctcagcggtcaaactgacttaaaagctggtttttgacttatttagctgtttggcaatattcaaaacagcttattttaagttaaaaaaaacttattttaagccaaaagttaaaagctgtgataggggtgcttttttatttttagcttataagctgttttaagttgaccacatttttatcttttcgtgcttaatatttttatacagtctccaaattacccatataaccctaacatttctttcttccatttatcccttttcacgtttgacataacaacttcagcacttttatccaaacgcataactgcttattttaaaaacaagtttcagcacttttaaaagtacttttttaaagctgcttttattaagcccatccaaacgggccctaaggCAACAAACTTTAGTTTTTGGGTATGTAACACAAGCTGATTTTTGTTGTTGCAAAGGCTGGAGTATCTTCTGAGCTTTTTGTAGACATGAACTGTGGATGACAATTTAGCGGAATATGAGAGAAACTCCCATGtaaatttcatttataaataatttgtaactAACTATATAAGAATTACAATATGAATAATACTGTTTCTGTTCGCTAAGCTGGAAATCGAAATAAGCTTATATGTTCAACACTTGACAACCACTATGACTTGTGCCATCTTAAAAGTTCGGAGGGAATTGTGAGGCAGCAAATGGGAAGTACTTAAtacttctctttctttttggtGTCTGTTTTCTGCTGTCTTTAATTGTTCTTTTCACGAGCTAGATATTTGTATCCATGTTCGTGATATCGTTATTGATGAGTGAAGAGTTCTGTATAGTGTTTTACTTGGCTTGTTTGAGAATTCAGTATTTGAAAGCTCCCTGGATTGTTGAAGAGTACTATACTTCAAGTAGGGATAGTTAAGTATTTCTTGTGAACTATAGTTATATATTTTCCTCTTTATCTGTTTATTTGCAGCTCATGCCGAAAAAGGGTATAAGAGCAAAGAAGAATGAGGTTGTATTTGTTGCTCCAACAGGAGAGGAGATAAGGAACAAGAGGCAGTTGGAGAAGTACCTGAAAACACACAATGGAAATCCTGGTATGTCAGAATTTGATTGGACTACTGGTGAGACTCCGAGGAGATCAGCACGGATCAGTCAGAAGGTTAAGGCAATGCCACTTCCAGCAGTGCTTGAGCCAGCAAAGAAACGACAACGTACGTCTTCATctacaaaaaaagaagaggaaatgGATGCCGCAAATGCAGAGAAGGAAAACATGGACAAGAAAGAAATGGAATCTGTCATAGAAGCAACGGAAGGCTTGGAAAACAAGGAGAATGTAGTAGACAATGAAACGGTGGACAAGGAAGTAGACACAGAGCACAAGAAAGATGAGGAATTGTCTGGTGGAGAGGTCTTGCAGAAGCAGAAATCTGAAGCCAGTAATGACGCTCTAGTCGAGGATGGTGGCAAGCTGGCTCAAAATGGCATAGAGGATACTATAGTAGAAGTTGAAATAGAGGACAAGGGGGATGAGATGGGCGCTTATAAGGAAAATATTGAGCATAAAATAGAAGGGGAAATCTCTGGTACAGAGGTTTCAGATAGGAAAACTGAGACCAGCAATGATACTCAGTTTGGGGATGGAAGTAAAATGGCTGAAAACGTTTCAGTGGTGACTACAGCAATCGATGCAGACTTCTGGAATGATTCCATGGACAAGGACTATTTCAAGGGAGCTTTTGCAAATGCTGTAATTGGAGATACAAATGCTGCTGAAGCAGGAATAGAAGTCGGGGAGAAACCAGGATACGGGGAAAATCTAGAGTCCCAGATTGACATAGAAATTAGTGGAGCAGATGATATGAATCACGACATGCCAGATATGGTCGCATCAGAGAGAAATGTCGCCGGAGGGGAGACGTTGAACATTCAGGACCCTGCATTTGTTGAAGGAACTGGTGGTTTCCATGAAGAGCATAGGCCGCTGgaagaggagaaaaataagAACAGTACTGGTCTGGTGATGGATAATGGCCAGATTAACCAGCCAGAGCGGGCACATACCCCGCAACATCAATCTTCCGCTACCATAAGTTGCTGAGTGTAGcatctaaaataaattaggcCTTCGCCAAGTGCATGTTTAATCCTTCCTTGGACGAGTATAATAGTTTGTTTAGTAGCTTAGGAATTAGCTTCTCTGGAGATCAACTTTCCTTTTCTGTAACATTGCATCTGTGATCTGTACTCTCTGATATATTGTGGTTTCTTACTAACATAAATAAATGTCAACAACTTATTCATTACTGCTGAATGTAACGTAGAAAATGTCACGGAATGTCTCGAGTTCAGATGGTTAGAACTTACAGCTGAGTAAGAGTAAGATGCGTAAACTTGGAGATTGAAATTCTGGCTAATTAAGAGCAAGTTATTTGCAATTTTGTGTCGGGGATTCATGGTTGTTTGTATTATAACAAAGtaaagtaatttaaataaaaattctcaCAGGACTAAAGCTATCAAAAATATGTACAGAGGCAATAATGATTCTGATAACCAAAGGAGGAACCTTACTTGCCAGTTGCAAATCATTTTCGTCTATCGTATTGCAAAACTGTGAAGCTCAGGTTTCGTTAAAAGAAAGGTTCAACTTCTAAGTCAAGTTTGCATTTACTAATTGCTCCATTTGATTTTTTGGGGAGTTGAATTAGCCCTATTTTCGAACATCTCTTTCGGTTTCTTCTTTCTAGCTCTTTTACCTGTTAGTGTCCAATCAAACATTAAATTGCTATAATAGAAACTCAAGACCCAGAACCACGCAGTTTAAGACTTTAGACCAATTCAAAAATCCCTTCTCTTATATATACAGAACCATATTGTCTATCTGGGCATCTCATTCTACCCTGAGTAACTGGATAGGTAACAATCATCAACTTCCTCAGTTGTGACACATATCGAAAAATTTTACCAAAAACTTAAACATGTACAAAATGATGTGTGTAATCGTCTTTGGTGTTTTAGCCGTTGCAAATATGATGCAAGATGCAACAGCTCAAACGGTGCATGTGGTTGGGGACACCATGAGTTGGATCGTACCAAGCAATAGCGCGGCAGCTTATACAAATTGGGCTGCTGGGAAAACCTTCAGCGTGGGTGACATTCTAGGTATGTGTATTTAGTTAATCAATTTCCATTTTTTGATATCCTTCAGCTTATTTTGTATCAACACACATCCAATGTCTGATTATGTTACTTTCCGTATTTTATACAGTATTCAATTTCATGACCGGCCGACATGACGTGCTGCAAGTAGAAAAAACATCGTTCGATGGTTGCAATTCACAGAATGCCATTGGGAGTGCTATAATGACAGGACCAGCCAATATGACTCTAAACTCTACCGGAGAACACTACTATATTTGCACTTTTGGTATGCACTGCATAAATGGCCAGAAATTAGCTATTACAGTTTCGAACAGCACTGCAACTCCAGGAGCCAACCCTCCTGTTGTACGACAACCAGAAGCTTGTGCACCTACACCCTCTGCTGCAGGACCTTCAAATTCTGTTCCAGGTGGTCGTGCTCCTCCTCCTACACCTTCGTCCTCAACGACTGTGTTGGCCAGTTTTGTAATCAGTCTGACCGCCATTGCCTTGGCCTCTTTACTTTAAATTGGGCATATTAAGGAGGTTTTTTAGCATCGTGTAATGGataattcttatatatatatattttttggtttaCCTGTTTGTATTGGATTGAATTTCGTTTTGTGTCTGTACTGTTTTTACGATCATCATCAGTGCAGAGTATGGTAGGCATGTCCCCTGTTTAATATGTTCCTTGTGGTATCGAATAAATAATCTATAAATTACAGTTATGCTGTATTTTATCAGACAGTTTTACCAGTATTTGTTGATCGAATGATGGTGAATATTTCTGCAGTAATTCAAACCAAGCATGTAAAGATGATAGTTTTACTATCTCCGcgatacaaaataaataaatttatctttgatTATGTTGAAACCTGGACGATACGTATGAGTCTCACAGACCCGATTTAAATTTCCATGCTTTAAAGCCTCTTATTTTGGTGTTTCACAAATCACACAGACAGTAAATTCATGATGTAACATTCAAGTCCATTCAATAGAAAAGGTATAGGTTGTCGAAAGATAATCCCCACTGCAAATATGTCATTGTCTAGCTAGTACGATATGAAAACCATTCCAATTATTCCCCTGTTTCGATGAACTAGCCCTTTAACttgaattcattttattttcagaaGTCATTCGGCCAAGCTTTCACCTCTACCATGTttatttaataatcaaaataaacaagGATCTCAATGATCAACTTCCTAACATACATTATTGAAGCTTTTGTCTGTTTGATTAGCTTCCCTGAAATTAAATAGTGTGAAACCTGAATGGTTGCTTCATAGTGCCCTCTATGATCATCTAGAGTTACAAATTGTTGGTGAGTCTATTCTTTAGATCACCATTACCAGGCcttcaaaaaaatttaccaacataaaccaatattaaaatcaattcataagtTCTGCAAAATAACTATAAACGTATTTCTCAATAACATTTAgattaaattttcataaaaatattcaatgacAGAGAGACGAAGATATGATGAGTAACGTTACTGGGAGAGGATCTTCACCGTACTCTTGAATCATTTTTCTTAgtctttgaattttttaaataaaatataggcTAAAACGTTatcaataaatatgtttttttattaattttgtaaaaaccaaatataaaaaaaaattattttaataaattgattttaagaTAGAAAAAATGTCATTCCTTACAACACCACTAATACGGGAGTTTTACCTGCTCTTCCTTTAAAGAAACTTCCATTAGTGTTGATTTTGATCACCCCATTAAAAAGTTTACTTCTCAggatatgtttttatgtgtatGCTATCCCGCTATTTTATCTAAATTCACCTCTAAAAACAATCTGAAATAGTTTAATTCGATAAATTAATTGGTAATTCTTAATATAGTGGAGGAACTTAGCTTTTAACTATCAGCTGTAAATCAACTTCTTGATtgtagtataaaaaaaaatagctaTAAGTCTCACGTACCGTGATATGAAAGGTTCAAGTCAAGTGTGTATCGACTTTgatcaattatatatttttgattaTTTAGGGAGTTGAATTAGCCAGCCTTGTACTTTTCTCCTTCGAGTTCTAATTTCCTGCTCATTTTTTCCCCACATTAAATTCCTACTTTAATTTCCCACCACTCTTGCTATAATAGAAAGTCATAGGCAAGCACACCACGGCAAGTTGAAAGTTTTGACCAATTCAAAATCCCTTCTCTTATATATAGAGAATCATATTGCTAGCTATACACATCTCATCCTTCCCTACATACAAAACTCGAAAAATTAGCAATAAAATATCCCTTGCAAAAAATAAAGA encodes the following:
- the LOC101251458 gene encoding methyl-CpG-binding domain-containing protein 11-like; amino-acid sequence: MASNNMELPAPLSWKKLLMPKKGIRAKKNEVVFVAPTGEEIRNKRQLEKYLKTHNGNPGMSEFDWTTGETPRRSARISQKVKAMPLPAVLEPAKKRQRTSSSTKKEEEMDAANAEKENMDKKEMESVIEATEGLENKENVVDNETVDKEVDTEHKKDEELSGGEVLQKQKSEASNDALVEDGGKLAQNGIEDTIVEVEIEDKGDEMGAYKENIEHKIEGEISGTEVSDRKTETSNDTQFGDGSKMAENVSVVTTAIDADFWNDSMDKDYFKGAFANAVIGDTNAAEAGIEVGEKPGYGENLESQIDIEISGADDMNHDMPDMVASERNVAGGETLNIQDPAFVEGTGGFHEEHRPLEEEKNKNSTGLVMDNGQINQPERAHTPQHQSSATISC
- the LOC101252269 gene encoding cucumber peeling cupredoxin-like, which encodes MYKMMCVIVFGVLAVANMMQDATAQTVHVVGDTMSWIVPSNSAAAYTNWAAGKTFSVGDILVFNFMTGRHDVLQVEKTSFDGCNSQNAIGSAIMTGPANMTLNSTGEHYYICTFGMHCINGQKLAITVSNSTATPGANPPVVRQPEACAPTPSAAGPSNSVPGGRAPPPTPSSSTTVLASFVISLTAIALASLL